A single region of the Candidatus Glassbacteria bacterium genome encodes:
- a CDS encoding cupin domain-containing protein, with product MAVEFSFEAGAEGKPHSHPHEQVGVFLRGKFEVTIGQDKKTALPGDSYYVAPNVVHGVKCLQAGAILDVFTPVREDFLPHG from the coding sequence ATGGCCGTGGAGTTCAGTTTCGAGGCGGGAGCCGAGGGCAAACCCCATAGCCACCCCCACGAACAGGTGGGCGTCTTTTTACGGGGAAAATTTGAAGTAACAATCGGGCAAGATAAAAAAACCGCCTTGCCCGGCGACAGCTACTACGTGGCTCCCAACGTGGTGCACGGAGTGAAATGCCTCCAAGCCGGGGCCATATTGGACGTATTCACGCCCGTGCGCGAGGATTTTTTACCGCACGGGTAA
- a CDS encoding NADH-quinone oxidoreductase subunit I, translating into MAITVKKIDTTPRMNFLERTYLWEILKGLWITNRHFVVNITRHILNLFGIKTKPGAVTIQYPEVHRGYHHRLRTAHYLTHRENDGGPRCVGCMMCETICPAKCIYIVPTEHPDPNIEKQAVKFTIDMGKCVYCGFCVEACPEDAIRMDSGRLDICSYTREGMIWDINRLMANHHDPTNYKDVEKWLSEEF; encoded by the coding sequence GTGGCAATTACGGTTAAAAAGATCGATACCACACCCAGGATGAACTTCCTGGAGCGCACCTACCTGTGGGAAATCCTTAAGGGCCTGTGGATCACCAACCGCCACTTCGTGGTCAATATCACCCGCCATATCCTCAACCTGTTCGGAATCAAAACCAAGCCGGGCGCGGTAACGATCCAGTACCCCGAGGTGCACCGCGGCTACCACCACCGCCTGCGCACGGCCCACTACCTGACCCATCGTGAAAACGATGGCGGCCCGCGCTGCGTGGGCTGCATGATGTGCGAGACGATCTGCCCGGCCAAGTGTATCTATATCGTCCCCACCGAGCACCCCGACCCCAATATCGAAAAACAGGCGGTCAAGTTCACGATCGACATGGGCAAGTGTGTCTACTGCGGGTTCTGCGTGGAGGCCTGCCCCGAGGACGCGATCCGGATGGACAGCGGCCGGCTGGATATCTGCTCCTACACCCGCGAGGGCATGATCTGGGATATCAACCGGTTGATGGCCAACCACCACGATCCGACCAACTACAAGGACGTAGAAAAGTGGTTGAGCGAGGAATTCTGA
- the dusB gene encoding tRNA dihydrouridine synthase DusB, with product MVDFERKLVLAPLAGVTDSIYRLICRRHGADITWSEMVSAEGLVYSWEKNRFLLDFNEEERPLGIQLFGSDPGVMARAAASVARLRPDFIDLNFACPVKKVVRKNGGASLMRDPALIGRITSAAVAAAADIPVTAKIRSGWNEVGINYLEVGRILVESGAAAVCIHPRTRVQGFSGHSNWDHLARLVADLPVPVIGSGDVFEPEDAGRMFAQTGCTAVMIGRGVLGNPWLFSRTRAVLDGRPDPGGPHPREKLELALEHARMTVAQRGEPHGVVVMRKHFASYTRGLQGGAELRRRLFAAVSLHEVEQLFESYLEELGCVRC from the coding sequence ATGGTGGATTTTGAACGAAAACTGGTGCTGGCCCCGCTGGCCGGGGTTACAGATTCGATCTACCGGCTGATCTGCAGGCGGCATGGCGCGGATATCACCTGGAGCGAGATGGTCAGCGCCGAGGGGCTTGTGTACAGCTGGGAGAAGAACAGGTTCCTGCTGGATTTCAACGAGGAAGAGCGCCCGCTGGGCATCCAGCTCTTCGGCTCGGACCCGGGCGTGATGGCCCGGGCGGCCGCATCGGTTGCCCGACTGCGCCCCGACTTTATCGATCTCAATTTCGCCTGCCCGGTCAAGAAAGTGGTCCGCAAAAACGGCGGCGCCTCGTTGATGCGCGACCCGGCGCTGATCGGCAGAATAACCTCGGCTGCGGTGGCCGCCGCGGCTGATATACCGGTTACGGCCAAGATCCGCAGCGGCTGGAACGAGGTCGGGATCAACTACCTTGAAGTGGGCCGGATTCTGGTGGAATCGGGCGCGGCCGCGGTGTGTATTCATCCACGCACCAGAGTGCAGGGCTTTTCCGGCCACAGCAACTGGGACCACCTGGCCAGGCTGGTGGCCGACCTGCCGGTGCCCGTGATCGGCAGCGGAGATGTTTTCGAGCCGGAAGACGCCGGGAGGATGTTCGCGCAAACCGGCTGCACGGCGGTGATGATCGGCAGGGGAGTGCTGGGCAATCCGTGGCTTTTCAGCCGGACACGCGCGGTGCTCGACGGCCGTCCCGATCCCGGCGGACCCCATCCGCGGGAAAAGCTGGAGCTGGCCCTGGAACATGCGAGGATGACAGTGGCTCAGCGTGGTGAGCCGCACGGAGTGGTGGTGATGCGCAAACATTTCGCCAGTTACACGCGTGGGCTGCAGGGGGGAGCGGAGTTGCGCCGCAGATTGTTCGCGGCGGTTTCATTGCATGAGGTCGAACAGTTGTTCGAGAGTTATCTTGAGGAACTGGGCTGCGTGCGGTGTTGA
- a CDS encoding endonuclease III yields the protein MKDSQIHEVIEKLTIAAHEWNVPIVTEMTRRTRNPFKVLITTVLSLRTKDETTSEASDRLYGVAEAPREMLKLSSRRIAELIYPVGFYRTKAESILKICRILLDRHDGAVPDDLDLLLELPGVGRKTANLVVTLGYGKPGICVDTHVHRISNRLGYVDTKTPDKTEFALRDKLPRQYWIIYNDLLVTFGQNLCKPVSPFCSRCPVGHLCPRLGVRHSR from the coding sequence ATGAAAGACTCTCAAATCCACGAAGTTATCGAAAAGCTCACGATCGCCGCGCACGAGTGGAACGTGCCGATAGTCACCGAGATGACCCGCCGTACGCGTAACCCGTTCAAGGTGCTGATCACCACCGTGCTCAGCCTCCGCACCAAGGACGAGACCACCAGCGAGGCCAGCGACCGCCTCTACGGCGTAGCCGAGGCCCCGCGGGAGATGCTGAAACTAAGCAGCCGGCGGATCGCCGAACTGATTTACCCTGTCGGTTTTTACCGCACCAAAGCCGAAAGCATCCTCAAGATCTGCCGGATCCTGTTGGACAGGCACGACGGCGCGGTGCCCGACGATCTCGACCTGCTGCTGGAACTTCCCGGGGTCGGACGGAAAACCGCCAACCTCGTCGTAACTCTCGGCTACGGCAAACCCGGCATCTGCGTGGACACCCACGTGCACCGGATTTCCAACCGCCTGGGCTACGTGGACACCAAAACTCCGGACAAGACCGAGTTCGCTCTTCGCGACAAACTTCCCCGGCAGTACTGGATCATTTACAATGACCTGCTGGTGACTTTCGGCCAGAACCTCTGTAAGCCGGTATCTCCATTCTGCTCACGCTGCCCGGTCGGACATCTCTGTCCGCGGCTGGGGGTCAGGCACTCGCGCTGA
- a CDS encoding diphosphate--fructose-6-phosphate 1-phosphotransferase: protein MQKGNAVVGQSGGPTSVINASLAGVIEGAIRTGAISGVYGMRWGIEGFMQGMLVDLKAEHPRQIQLLKNTPSSALGSSRHKLRDEDFPLILQVLRKYDIRYFFMIGGNDSMDTINRVAAYCRKEGYELNGIGVPKTVDNDLFGTDHTPGYPSAARYVALSVQQGGRLARDMQKVDQYSVYQAVGRDAGWLAASAVAAKRDEADPPHILLIPERVFDKEKFLDKVGEVKEKYGFCSISVGEGVSYADGTPISASQTEDKFGNVEFGAMGGTSAAMMVHKMISERFEGWRGEFQVVESLQMCASDRVSGLDIAEAHACGLRAVELAAEGKDGLMVSIVRGSDEHGHYRTELGTARLEDVAERAKPMPAEYIDSSGMWVTEEFINYLRPLVGKLPEFAELEFKPVK from the coding sequence ATGCAAAAAGGAAACGCAGTAGTCGGACAATCCGGCGGACCGACCTCGGTGATCAACGCCAGCCTGGCCGGTGTGATCGAGGGTGCGATCCGCACCGGGGCGATCTCCGGCGTGTACGGTATGCGCTGGGGGATCGAGGGATTCATGCAGGGGATGCTGGTGGACCTCAAGGCCGAGCATCCCCGGCAGATCCAGCTGCTTAAAAATACACCCTCGAGCGCTCTTGGCTCCAGCCGTCACAAGCTGCGGGACGAGGATTTCCCCCTGATTCTCCAAGTGCTCAGGAAGTACGATATCCGCTACTTCTTCATGATCGGCGGCAACGATTCGATGGATACGATCAACCGCGTGGCGGCCTACTGCCGTAAGGAAGGCTACGAGCTGAACGGGATCGGCGTGCCCAAGACTGTCGACAACGACCTGTTCGGCACCGATCACACGCCGGGTTATCCCAGCGCGGCCCGCTACGTGGCGCTCTCGGTCCAGCAGGGCGGCCGTCTGGCCCGCGACATGCAGAAGGTCGACCAGTACTCGGTCTACCAGGCCGTGGGCCGCGACGCCGGCTGGCTGGCCGCCTCGGCGGTGGCCGCCAAACGCGACGAGGCCGATCCGCCGCACATCCTGCTGATCCCCGAGCGGGTGTTCGATAAGGAAAAGTTCCTGGACAAAGTCGGCGAGGTCAAGGAGAAGTACGGTTTCTGCTCGATCTCAGTCGGCGAGGGAGTGAGCTACGCCGACGGCACCCCGATCTCGGCCAGCCAGACCGAGGACAAGTTCGGCAACGTCGAGTTCGGCGCGATGGGGGGAACGAGCGCGGCGATGATGGTCCACAAGATGATTTCCGAGCGTTTCGAGGGCTGGCGGGGCGAGTTCCAGGTGGTGGAGAGCCTGCAGATGTGCGCCTCCGACCGCGTCAGCGGCCTCGATATTGCCGAGGCCCACGCCTGCGGTCTCAGGGCCGTGGAACTGGCCGCCGAGGGCAAGGACGGCCTGATGGTCTCTATCGTCCGCGGCAGCGACGAGCACGGCCACTACCGCACCGAGTTGGGAACCGCCAGGCTGGAGGACGTGGCCGAGCGGGCCAAGCCCATGCCCGCTGAGTATATCGACAGCAGCGGGATGTGGGTTACTGAAGAGTTTATTAATTATCTCCGCCCGCTGGTGGGCAAACTGCCGGAGTTCGCCGAGCTTGAGTTCAAGCCGGTGAAGTAG
- a CDS encoding 2-phosphosulfolactate phosphatase: protein MPGMLIQRTSLLSGAVGARGCVVIVDVFRACTCASIILSFVPAELRLEEDPETCLRLKRDDGFLAVGELEGVTVQGFDMGNSPSRIAGAGKESFADRRVVLRTSAGVRGVFAAREQATGIWAGSYTTVSALAKALTKSSPAEVTIVAMGWSGRGRSPEDEHCAACLYSLLDQSAGYDHAAALQEIMRHESARKFLRGDKDHFPVDDVTWCLQRDLFAFAMKVEDKDGILRLVKITA, encoded by the coding sequence TTGCCCGGCATGCTTATCCAGCGGACAAGCCTGCTCTCCGGCGCGGTCGGGGCCAGGGGCTGCGTAGTGATTGTCGATGTGTTCCGGGCCTGTACCTGCGCCAGCATTATCCTGTCGTTCGTTCCGGCGGAACTGCGGCTGGAAGAGGACCCGGAGACCTGCCTCAGACTCAAACGGGACGACGGTTTCCTGGCCGTCGGAGAGCTCGAGGGCGTTACGGTGCAGGGGTTCGACATGGGCAACTCGCCGAGCCGGATCGCCGGGGCGGGAAAGGAGTCTTTCGCAGACCGGCGCGTGGTCCTGCGCACGTCGGCCGGAGTACGAGGCGTGTTCGCCGCACGAGAACAGGCAACAGGTATCTGGGCGGGATCTTACACCACGGTCTCCGCACTGGCAAAGGCCCTGACAAAGTCCAGTCCGGCCGAGGTGACAATTGTGGCGATGGGCTGGAGCGGTCGCGGCAGGAGTCCGGAGGACGAACACTGCGCGGCATGCCTGTACTCGCTGCTGGATCAATCAGCAGGCTACGACCATGCGGCGGCGCTGCAGGAGATCATGCGGCACGAGAGCGCGCGCAAGTTCCTGCGGGGCGACAAGGACCATTTTCCGGTGGACGACGTGACCTGGTGCCTGCAGCGTGATCTGTTCGCATTTGCGATGAAAGTGGAGGATAAAGATGGAATACTGCGGCTGGTGAAAATAACCGCTTAA
- a CDS encoding NADH-quinone oxidoreductase subunit H, which translates to MWIELLTKLLIAGAVLIGVLSFGGLLTWVERKQSALMQDRIGANRASILGFRLLGLFHIMTDGIKMFTKEEFIPRTEHRVIFILSPFLAWFFSLLAFAIIPFTPELTIGGYSITIQVANPEIGVLVAFAMMGMAIYGVVLGGWASNNNYALLGSMRATAQLISYEVALAASAVGPLLIYGTLNMQDIVIWQGRLWNGWLPLWGIVVQPLAFLLFLIAGAAETKRIPFDLPEGESEIIGFNLEYSSMRFGAFMFTDFIEKILVACLTTSIFLGGWQVPWLADDGFRMGGELALGLGPVAVWLLRAASFGLKVCILIYVLMLVRWTLPRFRYDQLMNFGWKFLLPLAFLNIIVTAAVLMVLNL; encoded by the coding sequence ATGTGGATTGAGTTACTGACAAAATTGCTGATTGCCGGCGCAGTGCTTATCGGAGTGCTGTCGTTCGGCGGGCTGCTGACCTGGGTCGAGCGCAAGCAGAGCGCGTTAATGCAGGATCGGATCGGCGCCAACCGCGCCTCGATCCTGGGTTTCCGCCTGCTGGGCCTGTTCCATATCATGACCGACGGGATCAAGATGTTCACCAAGGAGGAGTTTATCCCCCGGACCGAGCACCGGGTGATATTCATCCTCTCCCCGTTCCTGGCCTGGTTTTTCTCCCTGCTCGCCTTCGCGATCATCCCGTTCACCCCGGAACTGACTATCGGCGGCTACTCGATCACGATCCAGGTGGCCAACCCCGAGATCGGGGTGCTGGTTGCGTTCGCGATGATGGGGATGGCGATCTACGGCGTGGTGCTGGGCGGTTGGGCCTCCAACAATAATTACGCCCTGCTCGGCTCGATGAGGGCGACTGCGCAGTTGATCAGCTACGAGGTGGCCCTGGCCGCATCCGCGGTCGGCCCGCTGCTGATTTACGGTACGCTGAACATGCAGGATATTGTAATCTGGCAGGGCCGGCTCTGGAACGGCTGGCTGCCGCTGTGGGGTATCGTGGTCCAGCCGCTGGCTTTCCTGCTGTTCCTGATCGCCGGGGCCGCCGAAACCAAGCGCATCCCGTTCGACCTTCCCGAGGGCGAGAGCGAGATTATCGGTTTCAACCTCGAGTACAGCAGCATGCGTTTCGGCGCGTTCATGTTCACGGACTTTATCGAGAAGATCCTGGTCGCCTGCCTGACCACCTCCATCTTTCTCGGCGGCTGGCAGGTACCCTGGCTGGCCGATGACGGTTTCCGCATGGGCGGCGAACTGGCTCTGGGCCTGGGACCGGTGGCGGTCTGGCTGCTGCGCGCGGCCTCGTTCGGTCTGAAAGTCTGTATCCTGATCTACGTGCTGATGCTGGTGCGCTGGACCCTGCCGCGTTTCCGCTACGATCAGTTGATGAATTTCGGCTGGAAGTTCCTGCTGCCGCTGGCGTTTCTGAATATCATCGTAACAGCGGCGGTACTTATGGTGTTAAATCTGTAG
- a CDS encoding HDOD domain-containing protein — MDPQTFLILFAIFLLIVYLLLRSRRRKPPPQVRRVIRQPHRPTQAAAVGTTERPPVKGQGPSAKDQPAAAETDNVGTLIPPPVEGWKPLERGELEIETLWRLEHTIRDMEEIGKNQMMRVDFNMEPKELATVLASNPFYAARILKTVNSAAVGLRTRIDSLQRAITFLGYNQVKNIVFQHMLDKGMAEQQSQLSGKFELLKFWMHSHAVSICADYLLRDVIKQPQHIGVVTTAALLHDVGWVVFDRYDNRLAEKLYEQLGSDEVVDEPMQIEEELFGFNHMVTGMMLAEQWEIPRSVCEMIGQHHCGAFGLDGSLGRDQALGACVIAKAEQLSDRLGYGNPQSEPSGVMADLSPLLGANAAGMDNAPVKLREDVERTMNFIQEFNRA; from the coding sequence ATGGACCCGCAAACTTTTCTGATCCTGTTCGCTATTTTTCTGCTGATAGTGTATCTCCTGCTGCGCAGCAGGCGCAGAAAACCGCCTCCCCAGGTCCGGAGAGTGATCCGTCAGCCGCACAGGCCCACGCAGGCGGCTGCGGTGGGAACAACTGAACGACCGCCTGTAAAAGGACAGGGACCGTCCGCGAAGGACCAGCCGGCTGCCGCGGAGACAGACAACGTCGGGACGCTTATTCCCCCTCCGGTGGAGGGCTGGAAACCGCTGGAGCGTGGTGAACTCGAGATTGAGACTCTCTGGCGGCTGGAGCATACGATCAGGGACATGGAGGAAATCGGCAAAAACCAGATGATGCGGGTCGATTTCAACATGGAGCCGAAAGAGCTGGCCACGGTGCTGGCGTCCAACCCGTTCTATGCGGCCCGGATCCTGAAAACGGTCAATTCCGCGGCCGTCGGCCTGCGCACGCGGATCGATTCGCTCCAGCGGGCGATCACCTTCCTGGGCTACAACCAGGTCAAGAATATCGTCTTCCAGCACATGCTGGACAAAGGCATGGCCGAGCAGCAGTCGCAGCTCAGCGGCAAGTTCGAGCTGCTCAAATTCTGGATGCACTCACACGCGGTCAGTATCTGCGCAGATTACCTGCTGCGCGATGTGATCAAGCAGCCGCAGCACATCGGGGTTGTTACCACCGCCGCGCTGCTGCACGATGTCGGCTGGGTGGTGTTCGACCGGTATGACAACCGTCTGGCCGAAAAGCTCTACGAGCAGCTGGGCAGCGATGAAGTGGTCGATGAGCCGATGCAGATCGAGGAGGAACTGTTCGGGTTCAACCACATGGTGACCGGTATGATGCTCGCCGAGCAGTGGGAAATCCCCCGCTCAGTCTGCGAGATGATCGGACAGCACCACTGCGGAGCGTTCGGGCTGGATGGCTCGCTGGGCAGGGACCAGGCCCTGGGCGCATGCGTAATCGCCAAGGCGGAGCAGTTGAGCGACCGCCTGGGCTATGGCAACCCGCAGTCCGAGCCCTCCGGAGTGATGGCCGACCTGTCGCCGCTGCTGGGAGCGAATGCCGCCGGGATGGACAACGCGCCGGTGAAACTCAGGGAGGACGTGGAGCGGACGATGAACTTTATCCAGGAGTTCAACCGAGCTTAG
- a CDS encoding PP2C family protein-serine/threonine phosphatase: MNLELIGRTGTAESTAGLPAAIPTGTLEKLSLGGEEQDGDSDAAEARLAGFPPGSTLAPLLARGKPVGLLVLGPRQDGERYNRRDRIFLETCAEQAAVAMENARLYEEETEKERLQQELDTARRMQMAILPERKPEIPGIDFFAYLSPATEVGGDYFDYKLLDDGKLVFIVGDVSGHGVSAGTLVLMSKSCIFNQLRTNHEVEQVMVAMNEMVYGALAERLLMTFCYVIFDPAAGRLIYSIAGHPFPYHYRAAEGTMNELDISAYPLGVTRKTSYQTAEVDFAPGDVFVFYSDGIVEAMNPEKEQWGFERFEQVIRAGVDQDAESLSASILREFDTFRHDVPEDDDVTLVTIKIK; encoded by the coding sequence GTGAACCTGGAACTGATCGGCCGGACCGGTACAGCTGAGTCCACGGCCGGGCTGCCGGCAGCTATCCCCACCGGTACGCTGGAAAAACTGAGCCTGGGCGGCGAGGAACAGGACGGGGACAGTGACGCCGCAGAGGCTCGACTTGCCGGGTTCCCGCCGGGCAGCACCCTGGCTCCCCTGCTGGCACGAGGCAAGCCGGTCGGGCTGCTGGTGCTGGGTCCGCGCCAGGATGGCGAGCGCTACAACCGCCGCGACCGAATTTTCCTGGAGACCTGCGCTGAGCAGGCCGCGGTGGCGATGGAAAACGCCCGGCTCTACGAAGAAGAGACCGAGAAGGAGCGACTTCAGCAGGAGTTGGACACCGCGCGCCGGATGCAGATGGCGATCCTGCCCGAGCGCAAACCGGAGATACCGGGGATCGACTTTTTCGCCTACCTCAGTCCGGCCACGGAAGTGGGTGGCGATTATTTCGACTACAAGCTGCTTGACGACGGCAAGCTGGTGTTCATCGTGGGCGACGTCAGCGGCCACGGGGTCAGCGCCGGCACCCTGGTCCTGATGTCCAAAAGCTGTATTTTCAACCAGTTGCGCACCAACCACGAGGTGGAGCAGGTGATGGTTGCGATGAACGAAATGGTTTACGGCGCACTTGCCGAGCGTCTGTTGATGACTTTCTGCTACGTGATTTTCGACCCGGCCGCCGGACGGCTGATCTACTCGATCGCCGGCCACCCGTTCCCCTACCATTACCGGGCCGCCGAGGGGACGATGAACGAGCTTGACATCTCAGCCTACCCCCTCGGCGTCACCCGCAAGACCAGCTACCAGACAGCGGAAGTCGATTTTGCGCCGGGCGATGTGTTCGTCTTCTATTCCGACGGGATCGTGGAAGCGATGAATCCCGAAAAAGAGCAGTGGGGATTCGAGCGGTTTGAACAGGTGATCAGAGCAGGAGTCGATCAGGACGCCGAATCCCTCTCTGCCAGTATCCTGCGTGAGTTCGACACTTTCCGTCACGACGTGCCCGAGGACGACGACGTTACCCTTGTGACGATCAAGATCAAATGA
- a CDS encoding SIS domain-containing protein, with translation MEEVNMSDALLELIQASDEEKKRKGTEYTPAEIYQQPEMWRQTLEILESQKAEIAKFLGGETDRKFLLTGAGTSAFIGLCLENLFNKNSGYEARAVGTTEIITDPDAVFLAGRKYFLVHFARSGNSPESVGTFVVGEQSRADVKHIVITCNKDGKLAVMGREQQDRSLIILLPEKTNDQSLAMTSSFSSMVVAGQYLASLKDTVNFAGIVDRMAKAGEVIMSEYSGALAEVCQADFGRAVFLGSNTLFGCAKECHLKLQEETDGKVVGKFDTFLGLRHGPEAVVRDETLVVYLMSEDPLVHRYELDLINGVKKKGIGLTKVALCGQADQATKAAADLVIEHGCDIPDDYQSPAYVILGQTLGVFKSMYYGLKPDSPSAAGVITRVVQGVQIYDHPAFRADGTLNVIAG, from the coding sequence ATGGAGGAAGTCAACATGTCGGATGCGCTGCTTGAGTTGATCCAAGCCTCCGATGAGGAGAAGAAGCGGAAAGGTACCGAATACACCCCGGCCGAGATTTACCAGCAGCCGGAAATGTGGCGGCAGACCCTCGAAATCCTGGAATCGCAAAAAGCTGAAATTGCAAAATTCCTGGGCGGAGAAACCGACCGCAAATTCCTGCTGACCGGCGCCGGCACCAGCGCGTTTATCGGCCTGTGCCTGGAGAACCTGTTCAACAAGAACAGCGGCTACGAGGCCCGCGCGGTCGGCACCACCGAGATTATCACCGACCCGGACGCGGTCTTCCTGGCGGGCAGGAAGTACTTCCTGGTCCATTTCGCCCGCTCGGGCAACAGCCCGGAGAGTGTGGGCACGTTCGTGGTGGGTGAGCAGAGCAGGGCCGATGTGAAGCATATCGTCATCACCTGCAACAAGGACGGCAAGCTGGCGGTGATGGGCCGCGAGCAACAGGACCGCAGCCTGATTATCCTGCTGCCCGAGAAGACCAACGACCAGTCGCTGGCGATGACCAGCTCGTTCAGCAGCATGGTGGTGGCCGGCCAGTATCTGGCCTCGCTGAAAGACACCGTGAACTTCGCCGGTATCGTCGACCGGATGGCGAAGGCCGGCGAGGTCATCATGAGCGAGTACTCCGGTGCGCTGGCCGAGGTCTGCCAGGCCGATTTCGGCCGGGCGGTGTTCCTGGGCAGCAACACGCTCTTTGGCTGCGCAAAGGAGTGCCACCTCAAGCTCCAGGAAGAGACCGACGGTAAGGTGGTGGGCAAGTTCGACACTTTCCTGGGCCTGCGTCACGGTCCCGAGGCGGTTGTCCGCGACGAGACGCTGGTGGTCTACCTGATGAGCGAGGACCCGCTGGTCCATCGCTACGAGCTGGACCTGATCAACGGCGTCAAGAAAAAAGGCATCGGCCTGACGAAAGTGGCTCTCTGCGGGCAGGCCGATCAGGCGACCAAGGCCGCCGCCGATCTGGTGATCGAACACGGCTGCGACATCCCCGACGACTACCAGAGCCCGGCCTACGTGATCCTGGGCCAGACCCTGGGCGTGTTCAAGTCGATGTACTACGGCCTCAAGCCCGACAGTCCCTCCGCGGCCGGCGTGATCACCCGCGTGGTCCAGGGCGTGCAGATCTACGACCACCCGGCGTTCCGCGCCGACGGCACCCTTAATGTGATCGCCGGCTGA